GGGAGAAATCAACGTTAAAGGTTTTTTCCTGCTGGATGTAAGAACCGGTATCAAAGTTTTGTGGTGATTCGGGGCCCATAGACGGGTTAATGGTATTGTTTAAACCGAATTTGGATTGGCTGCGGCCAATGCCGAAGCTGAAGTCGTAACCCCACTCATCCATAAAGCCACCGTTAAAGGTGCCTTTGGTGCCGGCGGTTAAGGCTGAATCGATTACTGTGCCAACAAAGCGCGGGGTGTAACCGCCCGGGTACATTTCGTTTACAGCCCAGCAGCTATCCGAGGCGATAATCGCCGCCAGCAGCGGATCAGTATCGGGGTTGCCGGTGCCGGCGGGGCCGGTGGCGAGATTACAGTTGCCATCAACGTTGGCAATCAGGCGGTTGCTATCCCAGGTAAATACACCCTGACGCCCGTTTGGCGGCCGGAAGTAAAAACCGCCATCTGCCGTGCGGGTTGCGTGGTTGGCAAACAGGTAGGCCTCTTTATCGCCACCCAATTCAAGGCCCGCATTGATGAACAGGGTCATGTCGTCTTCAATTTTTGGCGAACCCCAGATCATGCTGGGCGAAGGTACATCTTCTACGCCATCGGCAATCAATGCCAAATCGCGCGAGCTTGCGCTGGAACGCACCGTGTCATCCACCTGGTTCCACTGGGCGCTAACGTTGAAAAAGCCGTTGCTGGTGAGTGGCATGCCGATGTTGGCAGAGATGGTGGTGGTGTCGCCATCGCCCTCGGTGTATTGGCCGTATTTCACTTCAACGTTGCCGCCTTCGGCATCGTCTTTCAATACAAAGTTCATCACACCGGCAATGGCATCAGAGCCGTACTGGGCGGCCGCGCCATCGCGCAGCACTTCCACTTGTTTGAGTGCAATGCTTGGAATAACAGAAATATCCGGGCCCTGGGCGCCTTTGTTCAAGCCGCCGCCCTGGAACACAATCACAGAGGAGCGGTGGCGGCGCTTGCCGTTGACCAATATCAGTGTGCTGTCTGATGCCAGGCCACGCAGGTTAACCGGGCGAATAATAGAGGCCGCATCGCTGATGGGCTGCTGCAGCACGTTGAAAGACGGAATGCTGCCCTTGAGCATTTCCAGCATGTCGCTGGAGCCGGATTTTGAAATTTCATCGGCGGTAATTACATCCACCGGCACCGGTGATTGAGTGGCGGAGCGAGGGGCAACCCGCGAGCCCACGGTTACAACTTCTTCCAGAAGTTCCATATCGTCAGACTGCGCCATGGCCATCGGCACACCCATGCTACCCAGCAACGCTACAGCAGAGATTGAAGTCACTATCTTTCTCTGAATCATTATGTGTCTCCCAAAGAGCTTTTATTGGTTATGTACGGCTTTGTCGAAACTACCCATTGAGGATAGTTCAGTCCGTATTAGGAGTACGTAAAAGTGTCAAAAAACCGCTAGCGGAAATTACTACCCAGGGAAAGTAATTAAATCTGCACAAGGTTTTAACAAATAAAGAAATGATTCTTGCTGAGATAAACTAAAAGAAAGGATAAAAAACCTAAAACAACCACTCGGCGCGCAGATAATAAAAGGCCCCGTTAATGCCGTAGGGTGAGGCCTCCCAAGGGTATCTAAAACTTTCGCCTGAGATAGACGCCAATAAACTGTCTTTGGCAATTTCGCGCGGGTAGGTATCGAGCAGGTTGTTGCCGCCCACCGCCATTGAAAGCCCCGTGCCAAAGTTGTAGCCGATATCGCCATCGAGTAACCAAGCAGTGCCCGAGTGGTGCACCGAATCCTGCACATCGGGTAAATCTACCCCCAGGCCCTGTTCGGTAAAATAACTGGTGCTCACATTGCCGTAATAGTTTGCGCGTAATCCCAGCGACCAACCGCGGTACTGCCAATCCAGATTCACCAACAATCGCTCTCGGGGTTGGCCGCGCTCCACCAACATCACTTGCGCGTCGGAAAATAACCGCCCCGGCGCAATGCCCGGCGGCTCTACCAACGCTAACACTTGTGTGCGATTGGTGTGGGCAGATAAAGACACGCCTGTGGCTCCCAGCGAGTGCTGCCAACGGTAACGGGCCACAAAATCAAAGCCCAGTGTGCGGGTATCCATGCTGTTGTAAAGAAACTGCACCGCGCCCACATTGTGCGCCTGCTGCGCGAGTGCCTGGGTGAGTGCGCAGTTCGACGGGCAGGGCTCATCGGCCGCGGCAATCACATCGCTCAAGGCAATGGCATCGGCCACATCAATTAAAAAGGCGTCGAAGGTGACGGAAAATTCAGCCAACGGCTGCCACACCAGCCCAAGACCCGCCTGACTTGAACGCTCGGCCTCCAAATCCGGCACCGCCAGCGCGTCCAGCACCGGGTTGCCCTCAGCAGCATGAAGTGTGTTGGTGAGCACATCCGGCCCGATGTTGGTAATGATGTGGGTAAAGTTCGCCTGATTCAGCCCCGGTGCCCGAAAGCCCGTGGCCAGGGTGCCGCGCGCACTCAAACCCGGCGCCAGCTGCCAGCGCAACGCCAGCTTGCCGGTAAGATTGCCGCCAATGCCATCGTAGTGCTCCCAGCGGCTGGCCACCGACACCGCCAGGGCCTCATTGGCCTGCATTTCAACCTCCACAAAGCCTGCGCCACTGTTGCGCACATCAGACACCGGCAAGCGGTAACCCGGGTAGGCCTGCATACCGGCCTGCGCCCGGCTGCGCGCCTGGCCGTCGCTGCACTGGGGGCCTGCCTCTGCAGGGCATGGGTCTAGCGGGCTTGGGATAAACAGCGCGAAATCGTCTTCGGGGCCATAGGCGTAAGAGGCGAAATCTCCCGGCCGAATTTGGTAGTGCTCGCGCCTGAACTCAAGCCCCAAGGTCACCCAGAATTCATCCA
This genomic stretch from Simiduia sp. 21SJ11W-1 harbors:
- a CDS encoding TonB-dependent siderophore receptor is translated as MIQRKIVTSISAVALLGSMGVPMAMAQSDDMELLEEVVTVGSRVAPRSATQSPVPVDVITADEISKSGSSDMLEMLKGSIPSFNVLQQPISDAASIIRPVNLRGLASDSTLILVNGKRRHRSSVIVFQGGGLNKGAQGPDISVIPSIALKQVEVLRDGAAAQYGSDAIAGVMNFVLKDDAEGGNVEVKYGQYTEGDGDTTTISANIGMPLTSNGFFNVSAQWNQVDDTVRSSASSRDLALIADGVEDVPSPSMIWGSPKIEDDMTLFINAGLELGGDKEAYLFANHATRTADGGFYFRPPNGRQGVFTWDSNRLIANVDGNCNLATGPAGTGNPDTDPLLAAIIASDSCWAVNEMYPGGYTPRFVGTVIDSALTAGTKGTFNGGFMDEWGYDFSFGIGRSQSKFGLNNTINPSMGPESPQNFDTGSYIQQEKTFNVDFSRVFGDTSVAAGWEWREDSFEIVAGETASWKAGRYSDLDNVISGDPDPNNSLAVFTVGSHGFPGFHSDSARQYERNNFALYGDIEHQVTDALLVGGALRYESFSDFGDTTNYKLTFNWSLMDSLALRGSVGTGFRAPTMGQSNVVNTQTTNIEGFGLMNVATLDPLHPVSEALGGKALSPEESESFTLGLVANVGEVDVTVDFYHIEVTDRITVTDSKFLDDATRASLPSDMPAADLIGTLTHFNFFTNDFDTTTQGVDVVATYSTDLFSGSADFTAAYNYNETEVDKYTITSDWDVQRLEEELPNHRATFTWAQYWGNLSGFLRANYYGEYLAIHADDSSDAITGDSAITLDMEVGYDINENFALKVGASNLLDQEPMRYTGANGNPDPSWSGAWYYETSPFGINGSFWYAKANYRF